From a region of the Paenarthrobacter aurescens TC1 genome:
- a CDS encoding hypothetical protein (identified by Glimmer2; putative): protein MTRNRATPREHVEWSLLIGTTVEIRQDVKTIRTGIVQDAMPDSSAL from the coding sequence ATGACTCGTAACCGAGCAACACCCCGAGAACACGTCGAATGGAGCCTGCTGATCGGTACCACAGTGGAAATTCGCCAAGACGTCAAGACCATTAGAACCGGCATCGTTCAAGACGCCATGCCAGACTCCTCTGCCCTATAG
- a CDS encoding hypothetical protein (identified by Glimmer2; putative) has translation MTVDPLSAYTAGVRGVKVRMSGHQGRQFLTRTVDSVMPLLQIWTHDGRIWQSIHASGAKITRS, from the coding sequence ATGACAGTGGATCCACTGTCTGCCTATACGGCGGGCGTCCGCGGAGTGAAGGTCCGAATGAGCGGGCACCAGGGGCGCCAATTCCTGACCCGCACCGTGGACTCGGTCATGCCCCTGCTTCAGATCTGGACGCATGACGGAAGGATCTGGCAATCAATCCATGCCAGTGGGGCCAAAATCACCCGCAGCTGA
- a CDS encoding transcriptional regulator, GntR family (identified by match to protein family HMM PF00392; match to protein family HMM PF07729), with protein MNAGTGTVSAGAAEKAASTLRERIVTGALPPGTAVREVVVAEELGVSRNTLREAFRRLAWENLLDIERHKGAVVKMMSTEDIHDIYLVRRTIELKAIEESALASPDSLARLRQAAYAVGQASSADDWEGVATAGLRFHQAIVSTLGSPRLDATFVPIVAQIRLAFAPAINQEQFQKPFAARDREICDLMLAGSRAAAGMALHSYLQDAEQILSDLVEAGPRPAKTAS; from the coding sequence ATGAATGCAGGCACAGGAACAGTCAGCGCCGGGGCGGCCGAAAAGGCGGCTTCGACCCTTCGTGAACGGATTGTCACCGGAGCCCTTCCTCCCGGAACGGCGGTGCGGGAGGTCGTGGTGGCTGAAGAACTAGGCGTATCCCGGAATACCCTTCGTGAGGCTTTCCGCAGGCTCGCCTGGGAAAACCTTCTCGACATCGAGCGCCACAAGGGTGCGGTCGTCAAAATGATGTCAACTGAAGACATCCACGACATCTACCTCGTCCGCAGAACAATCGAACTGAAGGCGATTGAGGAAAGCGCCCTGGCCAGCCCCGACTCGCTAGCTCGACTGCGGCAGGCAGCTTACGCCGTTGGCCAGGCCAGCTCGGCCGACGATTGGGAAGGCGTCGCCACCGCCGGGTTGCGGTTTCATCAGGCCATCGTCAGCACTCTCGGCAGCCCGCGGCTGGATGCCACTTTCGTCCCCATCGTTGCGCAGATCCGCTTGGCCTTCGCCCCCGCCATCAACCAGGAACAATTCCAGAAGCCCTTTGCCGCGCGCGACCGCGAAATCTGCGATCTGATGCTGGCCGGCTCCCGGGCAGCAGCCGGAATGGCTCTTCACAGCTACCTCCAGGATGCCGAGCAGATCCTCTCGGATTTGGTCGAAGCAGGCCCGCGACCTGCCAAAACCGCATCATGA
- a CDS encoding putative xaa-pro dipeptidase (M23 metallopeptidase family) (identified by match to protein family HMM PF00557), with the protein MQINFTREEFAGRQLRVREELARRGLDGLLVFRIEDQHWLCGLDTTGFTIFHAMFIGVNGELTHLSRSADLASIAYSSLCADVRLWDEAYGTTRAAGIKGMLKSHGMQGRRIGIQLDTFGMLPDLYNELQSTLDGWCELVEASDIVRVLRLVKSKQELVYMRRAGQILSLANDAAVSLTVPGAFEGDIVAEFNRSVLSNDGDICSEPNWPMGSGQKALLVRHATGRGFVGENDQVTFEPGAAYRHYNVANMFTVLTGPNVDQRHLDMHAACIDALSEVQATIRPGNTFGDLFAAHKRILTKHGYGHAILRGCGYPMGAMWPPTWMEKPMIVENDPLVLAEDMTIFTHMILTDQAAGLTMSLGETVAVTSNGPEILSAVSRTPIIKGV; encoded by the coding sequence GTGCAAATCAACTTCACGCGGGAAGAATTCGCAGGCCGCCAGCTCCGGGTCCGCGAAGAGCTTGCCCGCCGAGGCCTCGACGGGCTTCTGGTCTTCCGCATCGAGGACCAACACTGGCTGTGCGGACTCGACACCACAGGATTCACAATCTTCCATGCGATGTTTATTGGCGTAAACGGCGAGCTGACCCACCTGTCACGTTCTGCTGACTTGGCGAGCATTGCGTATTCGTCGCTCTGTGCAGATGTTCGACTCTGGGATGAGGCTTACGGAACCACCCGTGCGGCTGGTATCAAGGGCATGCTGAAGAGCCATGGAATGCAGGGGCGGCGGATTGGCATTCAGCTCGACACCTTCGGCATGTTGCCCGACCTTTATAACGAATTGCAGTCCACCCTCGATGGCTGGTGCGAGCTTGTCGAAGCCTCCGACATCGTGCGGGTTTTGCGCTTGGTGAAGAGCAAGCAGGAGCTGGTCTACATGCGCCGCGCCGGCCAGATTTTGTCCCTAGCGAATGATGCTGCCGTCAGCCTGACAGTTCCGGGCGCATTTGAAGGTGACATTGTCGCGGAATTCAACAGGAGTGTCCTTTCCAACGACGGCGACATTTGTTCAGAGCCGAACTGGCCGATGGGATCTGGGCAGAAGGCCTTGCTTGTCAGGCACGCGACAGGGCGCGGCTTCGTAGGTGAGAACGACCAAGTGACTTTCGAACCCGGTGCTGCTTACCGTCACTACAACGTCGCAAACATGTTCACGGTACTTACGGGCCCTAATGTGGACCAACGCCACCTCGATATGCACGCCGCGTGCATCGATGCACTATCTGAAGTTCAAGCGACCATCAGGCCCGGAAACACCTTTGGTGACCTCTTCGCCGCGCACAAACGCATACTTACCAAGCACGGTTACGGGCACGCCATCCTCAGGGGATGCGGTTACCCCATGGGGGCCATGTGGCCTCCCACGTGGATGGAAAAGCCGATGATCGTCGAGAACGATCCACTCGTCCTTGCCGAGGACATGACCATCTTCACGCACATGATTCTCACCGACCAAGCAGCGGGGCTGACCATGTCCCTCGGCGAAACCGTAGCTGTGACAAGCAACGGCCCCGAGATACTCTCCGCGGTCAGCCGAACCCCGATCATCAAGGGAGTGTAG
- a CDS encoding creatinine amidohydrolase (identified by match to protein family HMM PF02633) gives MNTLNLPSVWLQDLTWEEVDGHLASDQLILLPFGSTEQHGPAGTLGIDTFVATGIVEDAATRMGALCAPPMWFGDSPHHLAFPGTVSLKTETLMAVVRDVCTSLASHGFRQIILVNGHKGSNLAALGSAARDLHENHLPDVMFAVADPLHLARNAAPHIKETNEHHGGELELSQVHFRYPGQVRMDRLTDEGADFARVFGGFVGADLFGPAPDGVDVIWSSREQRDFAPTGSLSSSLGVESDKGRRFHEHIVDRLCEVITWMRENDGPLAAANDSLKQQMS, from the coding sequence ATGAACACTTTAAACCTCCCGAGCGTGTGGCTGCAGGACCTCACCTGGGAAGAAGTCGATGGACATTTAGCCTCGGATCAATTGATCCTTCTACCCTTTGGCAGCACGGAGCAGCACGGGCCGGCCGGGACACTGGGCATTGATACGTTCGTTGCGACCGGCATCGTCGAAGACGCTGCAACCCGCATGGGCGCCTTGTGCGCACCTCCGATGTGGTTTGGCGACTCGCCGCATCACCTGGCATTTCCTGGAACCGTCAGCCTTAAGACCGAAACCCTCATGGCCGTTGTGCGGGACGTATGCACAAGCCTGGCCTCCCACGGTTTCCGGCAAATCATCCTGGTCAATGGGCACAAGGGTTCGAACCTGGCAGCACTAGGCTCCGCTGCCCGCGACCTGCATGAAAATCACCTGCCCGACGTCATGTTTGCAGTTGCAGACCCTCTGCACCTGGCACGAAACGCTGCTCCTCACATCAAAGAGACCAATGAACACCACGGCGGAGAACTGGAACTATCGCAGGTACATTTCCGCTACCCCGGCCAAGTCCGGATGGACCGGCTAACCGACGAAGGCGCGGATTTCGCAAGAGTATTCGGCGGCTTTGTTGGAGCAGATCTTTTCGGACCGGCCCCGGATGGCGTCGATGTCATCTGGTCCAGCCGAGAGCAGCGCGACTTTGCTCCAACCGGCAGCCTTAGCTCGTCCCTTGGCGTCGAATCAGACAAAGGACGCCGCTTCCACGAGCACATCGTAGACCGCCTCTGCGAGGTCATCACATGGATGCGCGAAAACGACGGGCCACTCGCCGCAGCGAACGACTCACTCAAACAACAAATGAGCTGA
- a CDS encoding putative major facilitator superfamily (MFS) transporter (identified by match to protein family HMM PF00083; match to protein family HMM PF07690) — translation MPTHTELSGQSVRRSVSAAALGNIIEWFDYGIYSFAAATIGMHFFDVQEPSVAAVSSFAVFALSFLMRPIGGVVIGILGDRRGRRDMLMLTVGLMTAATVVIGVLPTYAQVGFLAPLLLTLTRLIQGFSAGGEYGGANIFMAEIATPNRRGFFASILESGVLVGYLGGAGIVVGLMSAMSSDAWQDWGWRIPFIASLPLGILALLLRRHLEDTPVFEKMKAAEEIAHSPLRDTFRRAPMPLFVTFLVVAYANGAYYLVLTFLPSYVQTEIGLSANASLMLSIVIMLILLVTIPLFGRLGDRVGRRKLMTLSVVVHIVVAIPAVMMFSSGDITLVYVAAVLLGIAMAPLASQYSAALTVLFPRSIRYTGFTLSFNVSTAIFGGSAPFIVGSLLASTGNNFVIAYFLILVSLLALIGIKLLPDNTGMSADHDVSMGALSQSKVHVTEASEKSLN, via the coding sequence ATGCCTACTCATACAGAATTATCCGGCCAATCAGTCCGCCGCAGCGTCAGCGCAGCCGCACTGGGTAACATCATCGAATGGTTCGACTACGGGATCTATAGCTTTGCCGCAGCCACTATCGGAATGCACTTCTTCGACGTGCAGGAACCTTCCGTAGCGGCAGTATCATCCTTCGCCGTATTTGCGCTTTCATTCCTGATGAGGCCCATCGGCGGCGTCGTTATAGGCATCCTCGGAGACCGACGCGGCCGCCGGGACATGCTGATGCTGACAGTCGGTTTGATGACAGCCGCCACCGTCGTCATCGGCGTGCTGCCAACATACGCCCAGGTGGGCTTCCTTGCACCACTGCTCCTTACCCTTACACGCCTCATCCAGGGGTTCTCCGCAGGAGGCGAATACGGCGGGGCCAACATCTTCATGGCCGAAATAGCAACTCCCAACCGCAGAGGCTTCTTCGCAAGCATCCTGGAATCAGGTGTGCTCGTGGGATACCTCGGAGGCGCCGGTATAGTGGTCGGCCTAATGTCTGCCATGTCTTCAGATGCGTGGCAGGACTGGGGCTGGAGGATCCCATTCATTGCTTCATTGCCGTTGGGTATTTTGGCCCTGCTCCTTCGACGGCACCTCGAGGACACCCCCGTATTTGAGAAAATGAAAGCGGCAGAAGAAATTGCGCACTCACCTTTGCGGGACACCTTCCGCCGGGCACCGATGCCCTTGTTCGTGACGTTCCTGGTCGTCGCCTATGCAAACGGCGCCTACTACTTGGTTCTGACGTTCCTGCCCTCCTATGTGCAGACTGAAATTGGACTGTCAGCCAATGCCTCACTGATGCTGAGCATTGTGATCATGCTGATACTTCTGGTTACGATCCCTCTCTTCGGTCGTCTCGGAGACAGGGTTGGCCGACGCAAACTCATGACGCTTTCTGTCGTGGTTCACATCGTGGTGGCCATCCCCGCCGTCATGATGTTTAGTTCCGGTGACATTACGCTGGTCTACGTAGCGGCTGTTCTTCTTGGCATCGCAATGGCACCGCTGGCGTCGCAATATTCCGCGGCGCTCACGGTTCTTTTCCCTCGGTCAATCCGCTATACCGGATTCACTTTGTCGTTCAATGTCTCAACCGCGATATTCGGCGGGTCGGCACCCTTTATTGTGGGAAGCTTGCTTGCATCCACAGGAAATAACTTTGTCATTGCCTACTTCCTCATTCTTGTTTCATTGTTGGCGCTCATTGGCATCAAATTACTGCCTGACAACACGGGCATGAGTGCCGATCACGATGTGAGCATGGGGGCACTTAGCCAAAGCAAGGTCCACGTGACGGAAGCAAGCGAAAAATCGCTGAATTAA
- a CDS encoding Pyridoxal-phosphate dependent enzyme (identified by match to protein family HMM PF00291), protein MDSTVDREEDIDRYDPSYRQWIAEAVRKIRAEANRSSDTNLISVPLPAEWGIDLYLKDESTHPTGSLKHRLARSLFLYALCNGWIKPGRPVIEASSGSTAISEAYFSRLIGVPFIAVVARSTSVQKVKLIESHGGQCHLVENPGEVYDVAAAVAERTGGHYMDQFTYAERATDWRGTNNIAESIFRQMAQERHPEPAWIVATAGTGGTSATLARYIRYAGKSTGICIADPENSAFFPSWKDQDPTVTTAIGSRIEGIGRQRVEGSFIGSAIDRMMLVPDAAAVASIRHLSELLGRRTGASTGTGLWSAFRIISEMVTAGKHGSVVSLICDAGDRYLDKYYSDDWLAKNNLHVEPYYHRLESFMRTGTLS, encoded by the coding sequence ATGGATTCAACAGTCGACCGTGAGGAAGACATCGACCGTTACGACCCTTCATACCGACAATGGATTGCCGAGGCGGTTCGTAAGATCAGGGCCGAAGCAAATCGGTCCTCGGATACCAATTTGATTTCCGTTCCGCTGCCGGCCGAGTGGGGTATCGATCTATACCTCAAGGACGAGTCAACCCACCCAACTGGATCCTTGAAGCATCGATTGGCCAGGTCCCTGTTTCTTTATGCTTTGTGCAACGGATGGATCAAGCCCGGCCGTCCGGTGATTGAAGCTTCCAGCGGGTCAACGGCCATTTCCGAGGCCTATTTCTCACGCCTCATCGGTGTGCCCTTCATAGCGGTCGTGGCCCGGTCCACCAGTGTGCAGAAGGTCAAACTCATCGAGTCCCACGGCGGGCAGTGCCATCTCGTCGAAAACCCCGGCGAAGTGTATGACGTTGCGGCAGCAGTTGCCGAGCGAACCGGCGGTCACTACATGGACCAATTCACCTATGCCGAGCGGGCCACGGACTGGAGAGGAACGAACAATATTGCAGAGTCGATTTTCAGGCAGATGGCGCAGGAGCGACATCCTGAGCCTGCCTGGATCGTCGCAACCGCAGGTACCGGCGGTACCTCGGCTACCTTGGCTCGTTACATCCGATATGCCGGAAAGTCCACGGGAATTTGCATCGCCGATCCCGAAAATTCTGCATTCTTTCCGTCCTGGAAGGACCAAGACCCCACCGTCACCACGGCAATCGGCTCCCGCATCGAAGGCATCGGCCGCCAACGCGTCGAAGGCAGCTTTATCGGTTCCGCTATCGACCGAATGATGCTCGTGCCTGACGCCGCCGCGGTGGCTTCCATACGCCACTTGTCAGAATTGCTGGGCCGCCGCACCGGCGCTTCTACCGGGACCGGACTGTGGTCAGCATTCCGGATAATTTCTGAGATGGTCACCGCGGGGAAGCATGGAAGCGTTGTTTCACTGATCTGCGATGCCGGGGACCGATACCTCGACAAGTACTACTCAGACGACTGGCTCGCTAAAAACAACCTCCACGTCGAACCCTATTACCACCGCCTGGAATCGTTCATGCGCACAGGCACCCTCTCCTGA
- a CDS encoding putative endoribonuclease L-PSP family (identified by match to protein family HMM PF01042), translating to MNSAAADVDSHSPEERLANLGVNLPPAPQPVAVYVPAVRSGNLIYSSGQLPIVDGTVAHPGKVGADVTLEQAQEAARLCALNALAAIRPLAGDLSAIKRVVKVVGFVASTADFTSQPSVINGASQLLGDVFGASGEHARSAVGVAALPLDAPVEIEIVVEV from the coding sequence ATGAACTCAGCCGCAGCAGATGTGGACTCTCACTCACCAGAAGAACGTCTGGCCAACCTTGGCGTCAATCTTCCGCCGGCACCGCAACCCGTTGCCGTTTACGTGCCAGCCGTACGTAGCGGGAACCTGATCTACAGTTCAGGGCAGTTGCCGATCGTAGACGGAACCGTAGCGCACCCAGGAAAAGTTGGCGCAGATGTGACTCTGGAACAGGCGCAAGAGGCCGCGCGTCTGTGCGCGCTGAACGCACTGGCCGCCATTCGCCCACTCGCCGGAGACCTTAGCGCCATCAAGCGCGTCGTAAAAGTTGTCGGTTTCGTCGCCAGCACTGCTGACTTCACGAGCCAACCCAGTGTTATCAACGGGGCCAGCCAGCTGCTCGGGGACGTTTTCGGAGCCAGCGGTGAGCATGCACGAAGCGCTGTGGGCGTCGCGGCCCTACCGCTGGATGCACCAGTAGAAATTGAAATCGTCGTGGAAGTTTAA
- a CDS encoding putative pyridine nucleotide-disulphide oxidoreductase (identified by match to protein family HMM PF07992) — MAIHHRILIIGGGNAGLSVAARLRNQGQSDVGIIEPGEQHYYQPLWTLVGGGCADANESVRPQASVTPQGVAWIKDAATGIDPESRSVSLASGATISYDYVVVCPGIQLDWDRIPGMDKALETPQASSNYRFDLAPKTWDMIRSLRSGTAVFTMPAGPIKCGGAPQKIAYLAADYWRQQGVLNDIRIVLVLPSPGMFGVKAFADELEKVVARYGIEVHKNSEMTEIDPVTQTVTVENHATGSSEDLYYDFLHTVPPQSAPDWLKKTPLADPEDPLGYVQVDKHTLQHTRYPNVFALGDAGSTPNSKTGAAIRKQAPVLVRNLLSVMDSAQPSASYGGYASCPLTTARNKMLLAEFDYSMQPATSIPLINTTHERLDMWLLKRYGLPFMYWNLILKGRA, encoded by the coding sequence ATGGCCATCCATCATCGGATCCTCATCATCGGTGGCGGTAATGCAGGACTTAGCGTGGCAGCGCGCCTCCGGAACCAGGGCCAGAGTGACGTTGGGATCATTGAACCGGGTGAACAGCACTACTACCAGCCGTTGTGGACCCTAGTCGGTGGCGGCTGCGCGGACGCAAACGAGTCTGTGCGGCCACAGGCGTCAGTGACGCCGCAGGGGGTTGCCTGGATCAAGGACGCTGCCACTGGCATCGACCCGGAGTCGCGCAGCGTTTCCCTTGCCTCCGGAGCAACCATCAGTTACGACTACGTGGTGGTGTGCCCGGGGATACAGCTTGACTGGGACAGGATTCCGGGCATGGATAAAGCCCTTGAAACGCCGCAAGCGTCCAGTAATTACCGTTTCGACCTGGCCCCCAAAACCTGGGACATGATCCGCAGCCTGCGGTCCGGAACAGCGGTTTTCACGATGCCCGCCGGGCCGATCAAATGTGGTGGCGCACCCCAGAAAATCGCCTATCTGGCTGCCGACTACTGGCGGCAGCAGGGAGTCCTAAACGACATCCGCATCGTACTTGTGCTCCCCTCCCCCGGCATGTTCGGAGTAAAGGCGTTCGCCGACGAGCTGGAAAAAGTCGTAGCCCGGTACGGCATCGAAGTACATAAGAACAGTGAAATGACCGAGATCGACCCCGTCACCCAAACGGTGACGGTCGAGAACCATGCCACTGGATCCAGCGAAGATCTTTATTACGATTTCCTGCACACAGTCCCACCTCAGTCCGCCCCGGACTGGCTCAAGAAAACTCCCCTGGCCGACCCCGAGGACCCGCTCGGATATGTACAGGTGGACAAGCACACACTCCAGCACACGCGCTACCCGAACGTCTTCGCCCTAGGCGACGCCGGATCCACACCCAATTCCAAAACCGGCGCAGCCATCCGCAAACAGGCTCCCGTCCTGGTGCGAAACCTCCTGTCCGTCATGGACTCAGCCCAGCCCTCCGCCAGTTACGGCGGTTACGCTTCCTGCCCGCTGACCACCGCGAGAAACAAAATGCTACTGGCCGAATTCGACTACAGCATGCAACCTGCAACCAGCATCCCGCTGATCAATACCACCCATGAACGCCTGGATATGTGGCTGCTCAAGCGCTATGGACTGCCCTTCATGTACTGGAACCTCATCCTCAAAGGCCGGGCCTGA
- a CDS encoding metallo-beta-lactamase superfamily protein (identified by match to protein family HMM PF00581; match to protein family HMM PF00753): MLIERIYDEDLAQASYVIGCQRTGEAIVVDPRRDIAVYQTVAAANGMKIIAVTETHIHADYLSGTRELAAATGAAIYVSGEGGTDWQYEFDGKRLFDGGTITMGNIGVHALHTPGHTPEHLSFLLTDGAFSDQPGYLLSGDFVFAGDLGRPDLLDEAAGGVDTRFNSARQMFTSLRDKFLTLPDHIQVHPGHGAGSACGKALGAVASTTVGYERLYAWWGPYLSANDEEGFIKALLDGQPDAPAYFGRMKRQNRQGPALLGERMPLAELEVGAVAEDLAAGNVTFVDTRSNTQVHDRGIHDALNIPAGRSTATYAAWALDPERDVRPVVLLAKGQEMAQELWDHLVRVGIDNLQGYVTAIEGLPLSSPRLVNPEEIEGFEASLVLDVRAKNEHTAGHIPGSQQLHGGRVLWNLDQLPDRGPIVTYCQSGVRSSVVASTLRREGYDVVELKGSYAAWAARECANRL; encoded by the coding sequence ATGCTCATCGAGCGCATCTATGACGAGGACCTTGCCCAAGCCAGTTACGTGATCGGCTGTCAACGCACAGGTGAAGCAATCGTTGTCGACCCTCGCCGGGACATCGCCGTTTATCAGACCGTAGCTGCCGCCAACGGCATGAAGATCATAGCCGTGACGGAGACTCACATCCATGCCGACTATCTGTCAGGCACCCGCGAGTTGGCCGCAGCGACCGGCGCCGCCATCTACGTCTCGGGCGAGGGCGGAACAGACTGGCAGTACGAATTCGACGGCAAGCGGCTTTTCGACGGCGGCACGATCACCATGGGCAACATCGGAGTCCACGCCCTCCACACCCCCGGCCACACCCCGGAGCACCTGTCCTTCCTGCTCACTGACGGGGCGTTCAGCGACCAGCCCGGCTACCTGCTTTCCGGCGACTTTGTGTTCGCCGGCGACCTGGGACGCCCAGATCTGTTGGACGAGGCAGCTGGTGGGGTCGATACACGCTTCAATAGTGCCAGACAGATGTTCACCAGCCTGCGGGACAAGTTCCTGACCTTGCCTGATCACATCCAGGTCCACCCTGGGCACGGTGCAGGCAGCGCCTGCGGCAAAGCCCTCGGTGCCGTCGCATCCACGACGGTCGGCTATGAACGGCTCTATGCCTGGTGGGGGCCATACCTCAGTGCCAACGACGAAGAAGGTTTCATTAAGGCACTCCTGGACGGCCAGCCCGATGCACCCGCGTACTTCGGACGCATGAAGCGTCAGAATCGACAGGGACCGGCGCTGCTGGGTGAACGCATGCCCTTGGCTGAACTCGAGGTAGGGGCCGTAGCTGAGGACCTTGCCGCCGGCAACGTGACCTTCGTCGATACCCGCTCAAACACGCAAGTGCATGACAGGGGCATACATGACGCCCTGAACATCCCGGCAGGCAGGAGTACAGCAACCTACGCGGCATGGGCCCTGGACCCGGAGCGTGATGTCCGCCCTGTGGTGTTGCTGGCCAAGGGCCAGGAGATGGCACAGGAACTGTGGGATCACCTGGTCCGCGTCGGAATCGACAACCTTCAGGGGTACGTTACCGCCATTGAGGGACTGCCGCTAAGCAGTCCCCGGCTGGTAAACCCCGAAGAGATTGAGGGCTTTGAGGCGTCATTGGTCCTGGACGTTCGCGCCAAAAACGAACACACCGCCGGGCATATCCCCGGCTCACAGCAACTCCACGGCGGCCGCGTCCTCTGGAACCTGGACCAGTTGCCGGATCGCGGCCCAATCGTCACGTATTGCCAAAGTGGTGTGCGCAGCTCAGTAGTAGCCAGCACCTTGCGCCGCGAAGGCTACGACGTAGTGGAACTCAAGGGCAGCTACGCCGCCTGGGCAGCACGCGAATGTGCAAACAGGTTGTGA
- a CDS encoding putative integral membrane protein (identified by match to protein family HMM PF01925): MPGRCDPPDRRDRTHTERRLTPMMAPMTFGLLVGGLLGLVGGGGSILAVPALVYGVGMPLTAAIPSSLLVVGASSAVALLPRLRQGLNWTLALIIGATGGITAYAGTLVNRMLDQRTLLVVFAAIMILAGIRMFMPTKSSTGSCYNAGRSVRWRRCLPKALATGVVVGFLTGLLGVGGGFLIVPALTLVLGLPMALAVGTSLAIIVINSMGGFISHLGNIDVDWKNTVVFTVTAMAASLLAGRLGRSLPDKALKHGFAILVMLVAGYVIVQAFMV, from the coding sequence ATGCCAGGTAGGTGTGATCCTCCCGATCGACGGGACCGAACCCACACCGAAAGGCGACTCACACCGATGATGGCCCCAATGACATTTGGCCTGCTAGTAGGAGGCCTGCTCGGCCTGGTCGGCGGAGGGGGATCCATTCTGGCCGTCCCCGCCCTGGTCTACGGGGTCGGCATGCCACTGACGGCAGCCATACCCAGCTCTCTCTTGGTCGTGGGCGCCTCCTCAGCTGTGGCGCTTCTTCCCCGTCTCCGCCAAGGTCTCAATTGGACCCTCGCCCTCATCATCGGCGCAACCGGTGGTATTACGGCCTATGCCGGCACCCTCGTGAACCGGATGCTGGACCAGAGAACACTCCTCGTGGTGTTCGCTGCGATCATGATTCTCGCAGGGATCAGAATGTTCATGCCCACCAAGTCCTCTACGGGAAGCTGCTATAACGCCGGCAGAAGCGTACGTTGGCGCCGCTGTCTGCCCAAAGCTCTGGCCACGGGTGTCGTTGTCGGTTTTCTCACGGGTCTGCTCGGAGTCGGGGGCGGTTTCCTGATCGTCCCGGCCCTCACCCTGGTACTGGGCCTTCCCATGGCACTAGCCGTCGGCACGTCATTGGCGATCATCGTCATAAATTCCATGGGCGGGTTCATTTCCCACTTGGGCAACATTGACGTCGACTGGAAGAACACGGTCGTATTCACAGTGACGGCCATGGCTGCTTCCCTTCTTGCCGGACGGTTAGGAAGGTCTCTTCCAGACAAAGCCCTCAAACACGGATTCGCCATACTCGTCATGCTTGTCGCGGGCTACGTCATCGTTCAGGCCTTCATGGTCTGA
- a CDS encoding hypothetical protein (identified by Glimmer2; putative), whose protein sequence is MTGLESHPAWHFLIDADDVLAVIALDNEDSLLSFQSGGYEYIDRMVKPFVPSLRLLHSDFKGKWKRPAREIVAVHYREGSAGYQ, encoded by the coding sequence ATGACGGGACTCGAGAGTCACCCCGCATGGCACTTCTTGATCGACGCGGACGATGTACTTGCCGTAATCGCGTTGGATAACGAGGATTCCCTGCTTTCGTTCCAAAGCGGCGGGTATGAGTATATTGACCGCATGGTTAAGCCTTTCGTCCCTTCCCTCCGGCTCCTCCACAGTGACTTCAAGGGCAAGTGGAAGCGGCCGGCTCGGGAAATAGTCGCGGTCCATTATCGGGAAGGCAGCGCTGGCTACCAATAA